One stretch of Bombina bombina isolate aBomBom1 chromosome 7, aBomBom1.pri, whole genome shotgun sequence DNA includes these proteins:
- the LOC128666408 gene encoding uncharacterized protein LOC128666408 has translation MGSGESSKQFVSYLNSNKVGLSFTSCFDINQVDYLDIILIGDVIASGVKTKLYTKPISANSLIHARSSHPHHLHYGVAKGQLIRAKRNCTEDSDYVTESTKLVQKLRERCYPEGPINRALKEVNGIPRDMLLKPKPPKQKDKSEITFVTTYTSQFNEICNIIKKNFRTLRGDDVLKNVVDRGCRFVSRRNITIGNMISPSMLKKTKRESSWLSCKGHYRCGTGSCTACKYTTVSKVFQSSQTHKVYECQKCTNCRTEYAVYLVTCQQCRLQYVGCTSREVRARIREHLNDIDKERTPTGVSKHFLSVHQGDVSALKWIVIDVIDKQPRGGNRTNELFRREAYWIFTLSTRRPVGLNIKDDVINFWE, from the coding sequence ATGGGCAGCGGGGAATCTAGCAAACAGTTTGTGTCATACCTTAATAGCAACAAAGTGGGCCTGTCCTTCACTTCTTGTTTTGACATAAACCAGGTGGATTACCTGGATATAATATTAATTGGTGATGTCATTGCCAGTGGGGTAAAGACTAAACTCTACACGAAGCCCATCTCAGCTAACTCTTTAATCCATGCAAGAAGTAGCCATCCACACCATCTGCATTATGGTGTGGCAAAAGGTCAACTAATCAGAGCAAAACGTAACTGTACTGAAGACTCTGATTACGTGACCGAAAGCACAAAATTGGTCCAGAAACTGAGAGAGAGGTGCTATCCGGAGGGCCCAATTAATAGAGCTTTGAAGGAAGTTAATGGCATACCGAGAGATATGCTGTTAAAGCCAAAACCCCCTAAACAAAAAGATAAAAGTGAAATCACATTTGTAACAACCTACACCAGTCAGTTTAATGAAATCTGCAATATTATCAAAAAGAATTTTCGGACACTGAGAGGTGATGATGTACTGAAAAATGTGGTCGATAGGGGGTGTAGATTTGTCTCAAGAAGGAACATCACCATTGGCAACATGATATCGCCCAGTATGTTGAAAAAAACAAAGAGGGAGAGTAGCTGGCTAAGTTGTAAAGGGCACTATAGATGTGGTACAGGGAGCTGTACAGCCTGTAAATATACAACAGTCAGTAAGGTATTTCAATCCTCACAGACGCATAAGGTTtatgaatgtcaaaaatgtacaaactgtagaaccgaatatgcagtgtatttggtgaCATGCCAGCAGTGCAGATTACAATACGTGGGGTGCACCTCTAGGGAGGTACGAgcgagaattagggagcaccttaacGATATTGATAAAGAGAGGACCCCCACTGGAGTGTCCAAACATTTTTTGAGTGTCCATCAGGGGGATGTTAGTGCCCTCAAATGGATCGTAATAGATGTGATAGACAAACAACCCAGAGGAGGTAATAGGACAAATGAATTGTTCcgtagagaggcatactggattttcacTTTAAGTACACGCAGACCAGTAGGTCTTAACATCAAGGATGATgtaataaatttctgggaataa